A genomic region of Chlorobaculum parvum NCIB 8327 contains the following coding sequences:
- a CDS encoding NAD(+)/NADH kinase: MKLAIIVNITRDKALELACELVAWLDERSIDYVFDRQSAKAIGSGKWEEKADLNQHCDAFVSLGGDGTLLLASHYSRSKPVLGINVGDLGFLTEFSPDEMWTAMEHLVSGNYSKHTRSQLEATLESEEPMTALNDVIIEKGTATRRLPAFVIRLDDEILGSYRADGIVIATSTGSTAYSLSAGGPIIAPKSNVFVITPICPHMLTVRPIVISDDKTIKVSVDSQSGEFPLKMDGIQKKLLAPGEVVTVKKSPHHVNLVANQKRSYCEILRKKLLWSHEHPTGQ, from the coding sequence ATGAAACTGGCCATCATCGTCAACATCACGCGCGACAAGGCGCTGGAACTGGCATGCGAACTTGTCGCCTGGCTGGATGAGCGTTCGATCGACTACGTGTTCGATCGCCAGTCGGCCAAAGCTATCGGCAGCGGCAAGTGGGAAGAGAAGGCTGACCTCAACCAGCACTGCGACGCCTTCGTCTCCCTTGGTGGTGACGGCACGCTGCTGCTCGCCTCGCACTACTCCCGCTCCAAACCCGTGCTCGGCATCAACGTGGGCGACCTCGGCTTTTTGACCGAGTTCAGTCCCGACGAGATGTGGACGGCGATGGAGCATCTGGTCAGCGGAAATTATTCAAAGCATACCCGCTCGCAGCTCGAAGCAACGCTTGAATCGGAAGAACCGATGACAGCACTCAACGACGTCATCATTGAAAAGGGCACGGCAACACGACGGCTGCCGGCGTTCGTCATCCGGCTGGACGACGAAATTCTCGGCTCCTACCGCGCCGACGGCATCGTCATCGCAACCTCGACCGGCTCGACGGCCTACTCGCTCTCCGCAGGTGGCCCGATCATCGCGCCGAAGTCGAACGTGTTCGTCATCACGCCGATCTGCCCGCACATGCTGACCGTGCGGCCAATTGTCATCAGCGACGACAAAACCATCAAGGTTTCGGTCGATTCACAATCCGGAGAGTTTCCGCTGAAAATGGACGGCATCCAGAAAAAACTGCTCGCTCCGGGAGAGGTGGTGACGGTCAAAAAGTCGCCGCATCACGTCAATCTGGTGGCCAATCAGAAAAGAAGCTACTGCGAAATCCTTCGCAAAAAGCTGCTCTGGAGCCACGAACACCCCACAGGCCAGTAA
- a CDS encoding KdsC family phosphatase, with protein MSSFQFFGMQPYQADPSSQITAALGGIKALVCSLDGVLNSGTLTFDAEGREMPSLFARDLVAIREALQLGMKVAVIAGRQASAYRPMLEAAGAVDLFLDGEDRLEAYELFKSRHGLQDDECACIADDIDDLEIMKLAGLPITPINGVEYLRARVGYVSVYEGGKGCVREVVEMILEHQGRWAYSEKQAQG; from the coding sequence TTGAGCTCTTTCCAGTTTTTCGGCATGCAGCCTTACCAGGCTGATCCATCCTCGCAGATCACTGCTGCCCTTGGCGGCATCAAGGCCCTGGTCTGCTCTCTTGACGGCGTTCTCAATAGCGGCACACTCACCTTCGACGCCGAGGGGCGAGAGATGCCTTCGCTGTTCGCTCGCGATCTGGTCGCCATCCGTGAGGCGCTTCAGCTCGGCATGAAGGTTGCGGTCATCGCCGGGCGCCAGGCCAGCGCGTACCGCCCGATGCTCGAAGCGGCCGGGGCGGTCGATCTGTTCCTCGATGGCGAGGATCGGCTCGAAGCCTACGAGCTGTTCAAAAGCCGCCACGGTTTGCAGGACGACGAGTGCGCCTGCATTGCCGACGACATCGACGATCTTGAGATCATGAAGCTTGCCGGGTTGCCGATTACCCCCATCAACGGCGTCGAATACCTGCGCGCCCGCGTTGGCTACGTCTCGGTCTATGAAGGAGGCAAAGGGTGTGTCCGGGAGGTCGTCGAGATGATTCTCGAACATCAGGGGCGCTGGGCTTACAGCGAAAAGCAGGCGCAGGGGTAA
- the kdsA gene encoding 3-deoxy-8-phosphooctulonate synthase translates to MQKFSIGPVSLPGPTGLFLVAGPCLIENRQMAVAVATELDRIRQEEGISVIFKGSYRKANRSSASSYTGIGDREALEILCEIRDVFDMPVLTDVHETSDVELAASYVDVLQIPAFLSRQTELIVAAASTGLAINIKKGQFMAPEDMALAAEKAASTGNRKIMLTERGTTFGYHNLVVDYRGLPIMADSGWPVIFDATHSVQLPSASSGVSGGDRRFLMPLARAAVAAGVDGLFFEVHPEPSNAMSDAATQVPLDQFHAMVRELMQLQGCMQSIREAFHSPNQSEES, encoded by the coding sequence ATGCAAAAGTTCTCGATCGGCCCTGTGTCGCTCCCCGGGCCCACGGGACTGTTTCTCGTTGCCGGCCCCTGCCTGATTGAAAACCGTCAGATGGCTGTGGCTGTCGCTACCGAGCTCGACCGGATTCGGCAGGAGGAGGGGATTTCGGTCATTTTCAAGGGTTCTTATCGCAAGGCGAACCGCTCATCGGCTTCGTCATACACCGGCATCGGCGATCGCGAGGCGCTGGAAATTCTGTGCGAAATCCGGGATGTGTTCGATATGCCCGTGCTGACCGACGTCCACGAGACTTCGGATGTCGAGCTTGCTGCATCCTACGTTGATGTGCTCCAGATTCCGGCATTTCTTTCCCGGCAGACCGAGCTGATTGTGGCGGCGGCTTCGACCGGTCTTGCTATCAACATCAAGAAGGGGCAGTTCATGGCTCCTGAGGATATGGCGCTGGCCGCCGAAAAGGCGGCTTCGACCGGGAACCGCAAAATTATGCTGACCGAGCGCGGGACTACCTTCGGCTACCATAATCTTGTTGTCGATTACCGGGGACTGCCGATCATGGCCGACTCCGGCTGGCCGGTCATTTTCGACGCCACGCACAGCGTGCAGTTGCCGAGCGCCTCGTCAGGCGTTTCCGGCGGGGATCGCCGCTTTCTCATGCCGCTGGCCCGTGCGGCGGTTGCTGCGGGGGTTGACGGACTCTTTTTCGAAGTGCATCCGGAGCCGTCGAACGCCATGTCCGACGCTGCCACCCAGGTGCCGCTCGACCAGTTCCACGCCATGGTGCGGGAGCTGATGCAGCTGCAGGGCTGCATGCAGTCGATCCGCGAAGCTTTTCATTCACCTAACCAATCAGAAGAATCTTGA
- a CDS encoding AAA family ATPase: MNNADTRQRLADIEKQIASLKEEQATVKAQWDSEKELIHGSRKLKEQIENLRVEAENYERSGDYGKVAEIRYGKIAEIEKQLEENNRKIEARQASGDLIMKEEIDSDDIADIVSRWTGIPVSKMLQSERQKLLGIEAELHRRVVGQDEAVRAVSDAVKRSRAGMGDEKRPIGSFIFLGPTGVGKTELARTLAEYLFDDEDALIRIDMSEYMEAHTVSRLVGAPPGYVGYEEGGQLTEAVRRKPFSVVLLDEIEKAHPDVFNILLQILDDGRLTDSKGRTVNFKNTIIIMTSNIGAQLIQSEMERIDGEASEAVLEGLQEKLFQLLKQQVRPEFLNRIDEVILFTPLTQENLREIVTIQFNIIKAMAARQRITLEITDEALMWLARTGFDPAFGARPLKRVMQRQITNRLSEMILAGQIGEDDTVEISLENDTIVMKKR; this comes from the coding sequence ATGAATAACGCAGATACCAGACAAAGGCTGGCCGATATTGAAAAGCAGATCGCGAGCCTTAAGGAGGAGCAGGCGACCGTCAAGGCGCAGTGGGATTCTGAAAAAGAGCTGATTCACGGCTCACGCAAGCTCAAGGAGCAGATCGAAAACCTCAGGGTAGAGGCCGAAAATTACGAACGAAGCGGCGATTACGGCAAGGTGGCCGAAATCCGCTACGGCAAGATTGCCGAGATAGAAAAACAGCTCGAAGAGAACAATCGCAAAATCGAAGCCCGGCAGGCCTCCGGCGACCTCATCATGAAAGAGGAGATCGACTCGGACGACATCGCCGACATCGTCTCCCGCTGGACGGGAATTCCGGTCAGCAAGATGCTTCAGTCCGAACGCCAGAAGCTGCTCGGCATCGAGGCTGAACTGCACCGCCGCGTCGTCGGTCAAGACGAAGCTGTGCGCGCGGTCAGCGACGCGGTCAAGCGCTCGCGGGCGGGTATGGGCGACGAAAAGCGGCCAATCGGCTCGTTCATCTTCCTCGGCCCCACCGGCGTCGGCAAGACCGAGCTGGCCCGCACGCTGGCCGAATACCTGTTCGACGACGAGGACGCGCTGATCCGCATCGACATGAGCGAGTACATGGAGGCGCACACGGTGAGCCGCCTTGTCGGCGCGCCTCCCGGCTACGTCGGCTACGAAGAGGGCGGCCAGCTTACCGAAGCAGTGCGGCGCAAACCTTTCTCGGTGGTGCTGCTCGACGAAATCGAAAAAGCGCACCCGGATGTGTTCAACATCCTGCTCCAGATTCTCGATGACGGGCGGCTGACGGACAGCAAGGGCCGCACCGTGAACTTCAAGAACACCATCATCATCATGACCTCGAACATCGGCGCCCAGCTCATCCAGAGCGAGATGGAGCGGATCGACGGCGAAGCTTCCGAAGCGGTGCTCGAAGGGTTGCAGGAAAAGCTCTTCCAGCTGCTCAAGCAGCAGGTGCGACCCGAGTTCCTGAACCGCATCGACGAGGTGATTCTGTTCACGCCGCTGACCCAGGAGAACCTGCGCGAGATCGTGACCATCCAGTTCAACATCATCAAGGCGATGGCCGCCCGCCAGCGCATCACGCTCGAAATCACCGACGAGGCGCTGATGTGGCTCGCCCGCACCGGCTTCGACCCTGCATTCGGCGCGCGTCCTCTCAAACGCGTCATGCAGCGGCAGATCACCAACCGACTGTCGGAGATGATCCTCGCCGGTCAGATTGGCGAAGACGACACCGTCGAGATCAGCCTTGAAAACGACACCATCGTGATGAAGAAACGATAA
- a CDS encoding glycoside hydrolase family 3 N-terminal domain-containing protein, translating to MKKSLLAALLLLLSFTTALAAPSTPDSLSIKIGQMLMVGFRGLDASSDPAFEKALRAGQIGGVVLFDYDVPSKSPVRNIESPKQVRRLTEELQSLAPMPLFIAVDQEGGRVCRLKPSRGFPPTVSAAYLGRLDNADSTRQAAGTTAKLLKSLGINMNLAPVVDLNVNPENPVIGKLDRSFSSNPAVVARQARIFVDTFHQQGIIAALKHFPGHGSSTTDTHKDFTDVTTTWSKTELEPYRTLIGNGYSDPVMTAHVFNAKLDSSYPATLSKATIDGLLRKQLGFRGVVISDDMQMKAIADRYGLEQAIRLAIDAGVDVLLFGNNVGIYDPEIAEKANAIIRRLVEKGDVTPERIDASYRRIIALKQRTITPAP from the coding sequence ATGAAAAAGAGCCTCCTCGCGGCGCTGCTGCTTTTGCTGAGCTTCACCACCGCGCTGGCCGCGCCATCGACGCCCGACAGCCTGTCAATCAAGATCGGCCAGATGCTCATGGTCGGCTTCAGGGGGCTCGACGCCAGCAGCGATCCGGCATTCGAGAAGGCGCTTCGAGCTGGCCAGATCGGCGGCGTGGTGCTCTTCGATTACGACGTCCCCTCCAAATCTCCCGTGCGCAACATCGAGTCGCCGAAGCAGGTTCGTCGGCTTACCGAAGAGCTGCAAAGCCTCGCGCCAATGCCGCTCTTCATCGCTGTCGATCAGGAGGGCGGACGCGTCTGTCGCCTCAAACCGTCGCGCGGCTTTCCGCCAACCGTCTCCGCCGCTTACCTTGGCAGGCTGGACAACGCCGACAGCACCCGGCAGGCCGCTGGAACCACGGCGAAGCTGCTCAAGAGCCTCGGTATCAACATGAACCTCGCACCGGTGGTCGATCTGAACGTCAATCCGGAAAACCCGGTTATCGGCAAGCTCGACCGGAGCTTCTCCAGCAATCCGGCGGTGGTCGCCCGGCAGGCAAGAATCTTCGTCGATACGTTCCACCAGCAAGGAATCATCGCTGCCTTGAAGCACTTTCCTGGCCACGGCAGTTCGACAACCGACACCCACAAAGACTTCACCGACGTTACCACCACCTGGTCAAAAACCGAACTCGAACCCTACCGGACGCTAATCGGCAACGGCTACAGCGACCCGGTCATGACCGCCCACGTCTTCAACGCAAAGCTCGACAGCAGCTACCCGGCGACGCTCTCGAAAGCCACGATTGACGGCCTCCTGCGCAAGCAGCTCGGCTTCCGGGGCGTGGTCATCAGCGATGACATGCAGATGAAAGCCATCGCCGACCGCTACGGCCTCGAACAGGCGATCCGGCTGGCGATTGACGCAGGCGTCGATGTGCTGCTCTTCGGCAACAACGTAGGCATCTATGATCCTGAAATCGCCGAAAAAGCCAACGCCATCATCCGCCGTCTCGTTGAAAAAGGCGACGTCACGCCCGAACGGATCGACGCCTCGTACCGGCGGATCATAGCCCTGAAACAACGAACCATCACCCCAGCACCATGA
- a CDS encoding SixA phosphatase family protein, translating into MKTLYLVRHAKAGWHDPAMADFDRMLTKRGHKQAEEMSELLRKKKITPELLISSPASRAIETAEIFADTLSIEREQIMQKIEIYEGQVGALVAIVQTLPDEYGTAMLFGHNPVISAFVDWLTGKPAGDMNTCGIAKIDLEIPHWKETATGCGTLDWYRYPEKE; encoded by the coding sequence ATGAAAACCCTTTACCTCGTCCGCCACGCAAAAGCCGGCTGGCACGACCCGGCGATGGCCGACTTCGACCGCATGCTCACCAAACGTGGCCACAAGCAGGCTGAAGAAATGAGCGAGCTGCTTCGAAAGAAAAAAATCACGCCTGAACTGCTCATTTCAAGCCCGGCAAGCCGAGCGATTGAAACCGCCGAAATCTTCGCCGACACTCTCAGCATCGAGCGCGAGCAGATCATGCAGAAGATTGAAATCTATGAAGGGCAGGTCGGGGCGCTCGTCGCCATCGTCCAAACACTGCCCGACGAATATGGCACGGCGATGCTGTTCGGGCATAATCCGGTCATCAGCGCCTTTGTCGATTGGCTCACCGGCAAACCCGCCGGGGATATGAACACCTGCGGCATCGCAAAAATCGATCTGGAGATTCCGCACTGGAAGGAAACTGCCACCGGCTGCGGCACGCTTGACTGGTACAGGTATCCGGAAAAGGAGTAA
- a CDS encoding NAD(P)H-dependent glycerol-3-phosphate dehydrogenase: MTITVLGAGSWGTTLAVLLAHKGYDVRLWAHRPEFAAALESDRENKRYLSGTLFPDNLHVVADLHDAVRPARIIVTAVPSQALRQTAQGFADLPLSDKIIVNVAKGIELETGKRMSEVLLETLPGLKPEQVAALYGPSHAEEVAQHQPTTVVACSPSEETALLVQEVFHTQSFRVYVNTDLVGVEIAGSVKNIIAIAAGISDGLGFGDNAKAAIITRGVAEISRLSAKLGADSLTMSGLSGIGDLVVTCLSRHSRNRAVGEQIGKGLKLDEILSEMSMVAEGVLSSKAVVKLADRLGVEMPISQAVYEMLFEDKPAPQAILDLMTRDPKPEHY; encoded by the coding sequence ATGACCATCACCGTGCTCGGCGCGGGAAGCTGGGGTACCACGCTTGCCGTTCTGCTGGCTCACAAAGGCTACGATGTCCGGCTGTGGGCTCACCGTCCCGAGTTTGCTGCGGCGCTGGAGTCCGACCGGGAGAACAAACGCTACCTCAGCGGCACGCTTTTTCCCGATAATCTGCACGTGGTCGCCGATCTTCACGATGCTGTGCGTCCAGCCAGGATTATCGTCACCGCCGTGCCTTCGCAGGCGTTGCGCCAGACTGCGCAAGGGTTTGCAGACCTGCCGCTCAGTGACAAGATCATTGTCAACGTCGCCAAGGGCATCGAGCTGGAAACCGGGAAGCGGATGTCGGAGGTACTGCTGGAAACGCTGCCGGGCCTCAAGCCTGAACAGGTCGCCGCTCTCTACGGGCCCAGCCATGCAGAGGAGGTTGCCCAGCACCAGCCAACCACCGTCGTGGCCTGTTCACCCTCCGAAGAGACCGCTCTTCTGGTTCAGGAGGTGTTCCACACCCAGAGCTTCCGCGTGTATGTAAACACCGATCTGGTCGGCGTCGAAATTGCCGGTTCGGTGAAAAACATCATCGCCATCGCTGCGGGAATCTCTGACGGACTAGGGTTTGGTGATAACGCCAAAGCGGCGATTATTACGAGGGGGGTGGCTGAAATCTCGCGCCTCAGCGCAAAGCTCGGTGCTGATTCGCTCACCATGTCCGGCCTCTCCGGTATCGGCGACCTCGTCGTCACCTGCCTGAGTCGTCACAGTCGCAACCGTGCTGTCGGCGAGCAGATTGGCAAGGGGCTCAAGCTCGACGAAATTCTCAGTGAGATGAGCATGGTGGCCGAAGGGGTGCTCAGTTCGAAAGCTGTAGTCAAATTGGCAGACCGGCTTGGCGTTGAAATGCCGATTTCGCAAGCTGTCTATGAGATGCTTTTCGAAGATAAACCCGCTCCGCAGGCGATCCTCGATCTGATGACCCGCGATCCCAAGCCCGAGCATTATTGA
- the plsY gene encoding glycerol-3-phosphate 1-O-acyltransferase PlsY gives MLTFLAIITVAYLIGSIPTSIIAGRMLKGIDIREFGSGNAGGTNAFRVLGWKAGLAVTLIDIAKGTIAAVPVVAFFKAHPLGAFPDMNEIALNLIAGMSAVIGHVFTVFAGFKGGKGVSTAAGMLIGIAPISMLMVIGVFILAITLTRYVSVGSILAAIAFPLIIAIRKYLFDLGTGLDYHFFGKWLVHDSLDYHLLIFGGIVAAAIIYTHRANIKRLFSGTENRLTFGRRS, from the coding sequence ATGCTGACCTTTCTTGCTATCATCACTGTTGCCTACCTCATCGGCTCTATTCCGACCAGCATCATCGCAGGCCGAATGCTCAAGGGTATCGATATTCGTGAGTTCGGGAGTGGTAACGCTGGAGGAACCAACGCATTCAGGGTGCTCGGCTGGAAGGCCGGGCTTGCTGTGACGCTTATCGACATCGCCAAAGGGACGATTGCCGCTGTGCCGGTCGTGGCCTTTTTCAAAGCCCATCCGCTCGGCGCGTTTCCTGACATGAACGAAATCGCCCTCAACCTGATCGCCGGCATGAGTGCCGTGATCGGCCACGTTTTCACGGTGTTTGCCGGATTCAAGGGGGGAAAAGGTGTCAGTACCGCCGCCGGAATGCTGATCGGTATCGCCCCGATCAGTATGCTGATGGTGATCGGCGTGTTCATCCTCGCCATTACGTTGACGCGCTACGTGTCGGTCGGCTCGATTCTGGCGGCTATCGCCTTTCCGCTGATCATTGCAATCCGCAAGTATCTCTTCGATCTCGGCACCGGGCTCGACTACCACTTTTTCGGCAAATGGCTCGTGCATGACAGCCTCGACTACCACCTGCTCATTTTCGGCGGCATCGTTGCGGCAGCCATCATTTACACCCACCGGGCCAACATCAAACGCCTCTTTTCCGGAACCGAAAATCGCCTGACCTTCGGGCGGCGCTCATGA
- the purM gene encoding phosphoribosylformylglycinamidine cyclo-ligase: protein MDYKKAGVDISAGEEFVRLIKPHVRQTFTPQVMTDIGAFGGFFQPDFAKYEKPVLVSSIDGVGTKLKIAIELGKYDTVGSCLVNHCVNDILVCGARPLFFLDYYACGKLKPEIAAAVVTGMVKACRENGAALIGGETAEMPGVYDVEDFDLAGTIVGMVDQPHIINGSKIEAGDVMIGLPSTGLHTNGYSLARKVFEGRMNETFAGLDGTVGEELLKVHRSYLPVIEPLLGTGDLRGMSHVTGGGLMGNTMRIVPEGLTLSVDWSSWPEPLIFDLIRKEGSVPEEDMRRTFNLGLGLVMIVAKERVDHIMAYLKSREENAYIVGEVVKA from the coding sequence ATGGATTACAAGAAAGCCGGAGTCGATATTTCAGCGGGCGAGGAGTTTGTTCGCCTCATCAAGCCGCATGTCCGCCAGACCTTTACCCCGCAGGTGATGACCGATATCGGTGCGTTCGGTGGATTTTTCCAGCCCGATTTCGCGAAGTACGAAAAGCCGGTGCTGGTCAGCAGCATCGACGGCGTGGGCACCAAGCTCAAGATCGCTATCGAGCTGGGCAAGTACGACACGGTCGGCTCTTGCCTGGTCAACCACTGCGTGAACGATATTCTGGTCTGCGGCGCGCGTCCGCTCTTTTTCCTGGACTACTATGCCTGCGGCAAGCTGAAGCCGGAGATCGCCGCTGCCGTCGTCACCGGGATGGTGAAGGCTTGCCGCGAGAACGGCGCCGCTCTCATCGGTGGTGAAACAGCCGAGATGCCGGGTGTGTACGACGTGGAGGATTTCGATCTTGCCGGAACGATTGTCGGCATGGTCGATCAGCCGCACATCATCAACGGCTCGAAGATCGAAGCGGGTGACGTGATGATCGGCCTGCCCTCGACCGGCCTGCACACTAACGGCTACTCGCTGGCTCGCAAGGTGTTCGAGGGGCGGATGAACGAGACGTTCGCCGGGCTTGACGGCACGGTCGGCGAGGAGCTGCTGAAGGTGCACCGCTCCTACCTGCCGGTTATCGAACCGCTGCTCGGCACCGGTGATCTTCGCGGCATGTCGCACGTTACCGGCGGTGGCCTGATGGGCAACACCATGCGCATCGTGCCGGAAGGACTTACGCTGTCGGTGGACTGGTCGTCCTGGCCGGAGCCGCTGATTTTCGACCTGATCCGCAAGGAGGGCTCGGTGCCCGAAGAGGACATGCGCCGCACCTTCAACCTCGGCCTCGGCCTGGTGATGATCGTCGCCAAAGAGCGGGTCGATCACATCATGGCCTACTTGAAGTCCAGAGAGGAAAATGCCTACATTGTAGGTGAGGTCGTCAAGGCCTGA
- the lysC gene encoding lysine-sensitive aspartokinase 3: protein MVVMKFGGTSVGTAAAMRQVIANIAEKKKTSAPLVVLSACSGITNKLIQIADEAGSGRLKEALKLVGEVRQFHLDLIGELIGNEELRAAVIEKIGVYLTRLERLTEGIEIVGELTERSRDRFCSFGELLSTSVFAAALNEAGVPCEWLDVRTVMITDDRYGFARPLAETCRKNTTEIIKPLLDAGTVVVTQGYIGSTESGRTTTLGRGGSDLSAALFGAWLHSESIEIWTDVDGVMTTDPRMVPEARSIRVMTFSEAAELAYLGAKVLHPDTIAPAVEKNIPVFVLNTWHPDSKGTLITNDPELLAGKSHGGLVKSIAVKKGQAILNIRSNRMFGRHGFMSELFDVFERFAISVEMISTSEVSVSLTVDDGSVGETFIKALSSLGEVEIEHKVATVSVVGDNLRMSRGVAGRIFNSLRNVNLRMISQGASEINVGVVVDESDVAPAVAALHCEFFTADRCAGIFEKPAGS from the coding sequence ATGGTAGTTATGAAATTCGGCGGCACCTCTGTCGGCACGGCAGCAGCCATGCGGCAGGTGATCGCCAACATTGCTGAAAAGAAAAAAACAAGTGCGCCGCTGGTCGTCCTGAGTGCATGCAGCGGCATTACCAACAAATTGATCCAGATCGCCGACGAGGCCGGTTCGGGTCGCCTCAAGGAGGCGTTGAAGCTGGTTGGTGAGGTCCGCCAGTTCCATCTCGATCTGATCGGCGAGCTGATTGGCAACGAGGAACTCAGAGCTGCGGTGATCGAAAAGATCGGTGTCTATCTCACCCGCCTCGAACGCCTGACCGAAGGCATCGAGATCGTCGGCGAGCTGACCGAGCGCTCCAGAGACCGCTTCTGCTCCTTCGGCGAGCTGCTTTCGACCAGCGTCTTCGCCGCTGCGCTGAACGAAGCGGGCGTGCCTTGCGAATGGCTCGATGTCAGGACCGTGATGATTACCGACGACCGCTACGGTTTTGCCCGTCCGCTCGCCGAGACCTGCCGGAAGAACACCACCGAAATCATCAAACCGCTGCTCGATGCGGGCACGGTTGTAGTGACGCAGGGCTACATCGGCTCGACCGAATCTGGCCGTACCACCACGCTTGGCCGTGGCGGTTCCGACCTGTCGGCGGCGCTCTTCGGCGCATGGCTGCATTCGGAGTCCATCGAAATCTGGACCGACGTTGACGGCGTGATGACCACCGATCCCCGGATGGTTCCGGAGGCCCGCAGCATCAGGGTCATGACCTTCTCCGAAGCTGCCGAGCTGGCTTACCTCGGCGCGAAGGTGCTCCATCCCGACACCATCGCTCCGGCAGTCGAGAAGAACATCCCGGTCTTTGTGCTCAACACCTGGCACCCGGACTCCAAAGGCACGCTGATTACCAACGATCCCGAGCTGCTTGCCGGCAAGAGCCACGGCGGCCTGGTCAAGTCGATCGCCGTCAAAAAGGGGCAGGCCATTCTCAACATCCGCTCCAACCGGATGTTCGGGCGTCACGGCTTCATGAGCGAATTGTTCGACGTGTTCGAGCGTTTCGCCATTTCGGTCGAGATGATTTCGACCAGCGAAGTGTCGGTCTCCCTGACCGTTGACGATGGCTCGGTGGGCGAGACTTTCATCAAGGCGCTGAGCTCGCTCGGCGAGGTCGAGATCGAGCACAAGGTGGCCACGGTGAGCGTGGTTGGTGACAACCTCCGTATGTCGAGGGGTGTGGCGGGTCGGATTTTCAATTCGCTGCGCAACGTCAACCTGCGCATGATTTCGCAGGGCGCTTCAGAGATCAACGTTGGTGTCGTGGTCGATGAGAGCGATGTAGCTCCGGCGGTCGCGGCACTGCACTGCGAATTCTTTACCGCCGACCGCTGCGCCGGCATCTTCGAGAAACCGGCCGGAAGCTGA
- a CDS encoding C40 family peptidase has translation MSTPVTAQRALRIALLATLSFVMLALSACQSSRPISERMESKYSLKKRKNSISCLRSVGRERCALPVKVSERSYETMLKSIEQLKGIKFHYGGTTRKGFDCSGFVQYLYAKAFNLALPRVSYNMALVGSMVPREQLERGDLLFFAFEGDVSHVGVYLGDGRFAHASSVAKKVTISSLKERSYAKHFAFGARIIKVQE, from the coding sequence ATGTCAACGCCCGTAACCGCGCAACGCGCACTCAGAATCGCACTGCTCGCAACGCTATCATTCGTCATGCTTGCGCTTAGCGCTTGCCAAAGCTCACGGCCGATCTCCGAGCGCATGGAGAGCAAATATAGCTTAAAAAAGAGAAAAAATTCTATCTCCTGCCTCCGCTCCGTGGGGCGTGAACGGTGTGCACTGCCGGTCAAGGTTTCCGAACGCTCATACGAAACAATGCTCAAATCGATCGAGCAGTTGAAGGGCATCAAATTCCATTATGGTGGAACCACTCGCAAGGGATTCGACTGCTCGGGCTTCGTGCAATACCTCTATGCCAAGGCATTTAACCTCGCGCTTCCACGAGTTTCCTACAATATGGCACTGGTCGGTTCGATGGTGCCGCGCGAGCAGCTTGAGCGAGGTGACCTGCTCTTTTTCGCGTTCGAAGGCGACGTCAGCCATGTCGGCGTCTACCTTGGTGACGGGCGCTTCGCCCACGCCTCATCGGTCGCAAAAAAAGTCACCATAAGCTCTTTGAAGGAAAGAAGCTACGCCAAACACTTCGCCTTTGGTGCAAGGATTATCAAGGTGCAGGAGTAA